One Thalassotalea sediminis DNA segment encodes these proteins:
- a CDS encoding PilZ domain-containing protein has protein sequence MADVAVNSLPVEEIEPSNIFELLPGKVIDFQVNHPVKVRLKLPLIGYETGKYIIIKYPASSDNYSDVLVEGNVAIVRYLLEGDKGCCFAFRATIRNITQSPEKLILLNYPTKIENRQLRAHQRITTHLPAAISLNAPDQSNIQVNGIIVDLSLKGCGFTFKASSEMISVKQRDIFVCVNHYAAGEMRIPATVCNSRNERGRVNVGIKFQENDKQVAALLEQLFIDTSIL, from the coding sequence ATGGCAGACGTAGCAGTTAATTCATTGCCAGTTGAAGAAATTGAACCCTCTAATATCTTTGAATTACTACCCGGTAAGGTTATTGATTTTCAAGTAAACCATCCTGTAAAAGTACGATTAAAACTTCCCTTAATAGGATACGAAACGGGAAAGTACATTATTATAAAATATCCGGCGTCTTCTGATAATTACAGTGATGTTCTCGTAGAAGGTAACGTTGCCATCGTACGTTATTTGCTTGAAGGTGATAAAGGCTGTTGTTTCGCATTTAGAGCCACAATTAGGAATATTACCCAATCTCCAGAAAAGCTGATATTACTAAATTACCCAACGAAAATTGAGAATAGGCAATTAAGAGCACATCAACGCATTACCACGCACTTACCTGCGGCAATATCATTAAATGCGCCAGATCAAAGTAACATTCAAGTAAACGGTATTATCGTTGATTTATCGTTAAAAGGATGTGGTTTTACTTTTAAAGCAAGCAGTGAAATGATCAGTGTAAAACAGCGTGATATTTTCGTCTGTGTTAATCATTATGCCGCTGGTGAAATGCGCATACCGGCAACCGTATGTAATAGTCGAAATGAGCGAGGACGCGTAAATGTCGGCATTAAATTTCAAGAAAATGATAAGCAAGTTGCAGCATTACTCGAACAGTTATTTATCGATACAAGTATTTTGTAA
- a CDS encoding methyl-accepting chemotaxis protein — MVNNLQVKMLFPIAGVGLLAIVSVVLFVEQLSMMSGILLVLLLCIVQMAVSFWFFNHQIGNRLAKLKHYLALVISVDQAPSEPLIDHVGDDLADMTNELSSFIENLSDVLAEIRQESERLREGSGSLTSQISDAVIAVDQSSEHISQMASSIDNVASTSTTLSENAAQVSDTTSEVLATLQQGSDSSANSQKTMATFAQDVTGMAHDLEQLQEECSRIGSVLDVIRGIADQTNLLALNAAIEAARAGEQGRGFAVVADEVRALAHRTQESTVEIQSMVEGLQDKSNKAVDAINKGKQLTQDSLSQSEDVVEALSKVAQVFNEVNSLTTQIAADTHEQQHATASINENMVTVVSLSKEINSTLNHVAENAERQKATTEDVDTTLNRVCV, encoded by the coding sequence ATGGTGAATAACTTACAAGTTAAGATGCTATTTCCTATAGCCGGTGTTGGTTTGTTAGCGATTGTATCTGTTGTGCTGTTTGTTGAGCAGCTTTCTATGATGAGCGGGATACTATTAGTTTTATTATTATGTATTGTGCAAATGGCGGTAAGTTTTTGGTTTTTCAATCATCAAATTGGCAATAGACTCGCTAAGCTAAAGCATTATTTGGCGCTAGTTATCAGCGTAGATCAGGCACCATCTGAACCACTAATAGACCATGTAGGTGATGATCTCGCTGACATGACTAATGAACTGAGTAGTTTTATTGAAAACTTAAGTGATGTGCTTGCTGAAATCCGCCAGGAGTCGGAACGACTTAGAGAGGGTTCTGGTTCACTCACTAGTCAAATTAGTGATGCCGTTATTGCCGTTGATCAGTCAAGTGAACATATATCACAAATGGCAAGTTCAATTGATAATGTAGCGTCAACATCGACTACATTGTCTGAAAATGCGGCGCAAGTTAGTGATACTACAAGCGAAGTGTTAGCAACCTTGCAACAGGGTTCTGACTCTTCAGCAAATAGTCAGAAAACAATGGCCACTTTTGCACAAGACGTTACTGGTATGGCACATGATCTTGAGCAACTACAAGAGGAATGTTCACGTATTGGCAGTGTACTTGACGTTATTCGTGGTATTGCTGATCAAACAAACTTGTTAGCACTTAATGCTGCGATAGAAGCAGCACGTGCTGGAGAACAAGGACGAGGCTTTGCCGTTGTTGCTGATGAAGTGAGAGCATTGGCACATAGAACACAAGAGTCTACCGTAGAAATTCAATCTATGGTTGAGGGATTGCAAGATAAGTCAAATAAAGCTGTTGACGCGATTAATAAAGGTAAACAACTCACACAAGACAGCTTATCTCAATCTGAAGATGTGGTTGAAGCGCTCTCAAAAGTTGCGCAGGTATTTAACGAAGTAAATAGCTTAACAACACAAATTGCTGCTGATACGCATGAGCAACAACATGCTACTGCATCTATTAATGAAAATATGGTAACTGTCGTCTCGTTAAGTAAAGAAATTAATAGTACGCTTAACCACGTTGCTGAGAATGCAGAGCGACAAAAAGCAACGACTGAAGATGTAGATACTACTCTTAATAGGGTTTGTGTATAG
- a CDS encoding DEAD/DEAH box helicase, which translates to MINIDNAVTGFASLGLPENILSAVTELGFDQATPIQAKTIPSLLEGFDVLGEAQTGTGKTAAFSLPALTKIETGVRKPQMLVLAPTRELAIQVAEAIESFAKNIKGLKVATLYGGQSYGPQFQQLERGAQVVVGTPGRLMDHLRRKSLKLADLKVCVLDEADEMLNMGFLEDIEWILEHLPEKTQMALFSATMPAQIRKVANRFLTDPVHVKIAAEKKAKANIEQLAWKVTGINKMTALERIAETVDYDAMIIFVRTRSDTVEVAEKLERAGYPALALNGDMNQAQRERAVDQIKTSKASILIATDVVARGLDIPRISTVINYDLPGDTESYVHRIGRTGRAGRTGTAISFVRPREMYLLRQYERLTSGTISPFELPSIQEIGKLRIARTQTELAALIADKDLADMREIIEGMANDTELSMTEIAAALLYLKQVKQPLRPKEDPKPRRETRDRDNNRSRDGKGRDNRGDRERPRRSKVARNDVDWQTYRLEVGKEHGAKPGDIVGAIANEISLDSGYIGQINLHERHTFVQLPKGMPEKAFNQLKRVRVRRQALEISVSQAPVVTDKPRKRNDKQRKPTRFS; encoded by the coding sequence ATGATTAATATCGACAATGCCGTAACTGGCTTTGCTAGCCTCGGCTTGCCTGAAAACATCCTTTCTGCTGTAACAGAACTTGGTTTTGACCAAGCAACACCTATTCAAGCGAAAACAATTCCTTCGTTATTAGAAGGGTTTGATGTGCTTGGTGAAGCGCAAACAGGTACAGGTAAAACTGCGGCGTTTAGTTTACCAGCGTTAACAAAAATAGAGACAGGAGTACGCAAGCCACAGATGTTGGTACTTGCACCAACTCGCGAACTCGCTATACAGGTTGCAGAAGCAATTGAGTCATTTGCTAAAAATATTAAAGGGCTTAAGGTTGCAACGCTTTATGGCGGGCAATCTTATGGTCCACAATTTCAACAACTCGAACGCGGTGCGCAAGTTGTTGTAGGTACACCAGGTCGTTTAATGGACCATTTACGTCGCAAAAGTTTGAAACTTGCGGACTTAAAAGTTTGTGTACTTGATGAAGCTGATGAAATGTTAAATATGGGCTTCTTGGAAGATATCGAATGGATCCTTGAGCATTTACCTGAAAAAACGCAAATGGCGTTATTCTCGGCAACAATGCCAGCTCAAATTCGTAAAGTCGCGAATAGATTTTTAACAGACCCTGTACATGTGAAAATTGCAGCTGAGAAAAAAGCAAAAGCGAATATTGAACAACTCGCATGGAAAGTGACAGGTATTAATAAGATGACAGCTTTAGAGCGCATCGCTGAAACTGTTGATTATGATGCAATGATCATTTTTGTTCGTACGCGAAGCGACACTGTTGAAGTCGCTGAAAAACTTGAACGTGCTGGTTATCCAGCTTTGGCGTTAAACGGCGATATGAACCAAGCTCAACGTGAGCGCGCTGTTGACCAAATTAAAACGTCAAAAGCCTCAATATTGATTGCAACTGATGTTGTTGCTCGTGGTTTAGATATTCCACGTATTTCTACGGTAATTAACTACGATTTACCAGGTGATACTGAATCATATGTTCACCGTATAGGTAGAACAGGTCGTGCTGGCCGAACCGGTACCGCAATTTCATTTGTAAGACCTCGTGAAATGTATTTGTTACGTCAGTATGAGCGATTAACATCAGGTACTATTTCTCCATTTGAGTTACCAAGTATTCAAGAAATTGGCAAATTACGTATAGCTCGTACTCAAACTGAATTAGCAGCGTTGATTGCCGACAAAGACTTGGCTGATATGCGTGAAATCATTGAAGGCATGGCGAATGATACAGAGTTGTCGATGACTGAAATTGCAGCAGCACTGTTGTACTTGAAGCAAGTTAAGCAACCATTACGTCCAAAAGAAGATCCTAAGCCGCGTCGTGAAACGCGCGATAGAGACAATAATCGTTCTCGCGATGGTAAGGGCCGTGATAACCGTGGTGATAGAGAACGCCCTCGTCGTTCAAAAGTAGCGCGTAATGACGTAGATTGGCAAACGTATCGTTTAGAAGTGGGTAAAGAGCATGGCGCTAAGCCCGGTGATATTGTTGGCGCAATTGCTAACGAAATATCATTAGATAGTGGCTACATTGGGCAAATTAATTTGCATGAACGCCATACCTTTGTTCAGTTACCTAAAGGAATGCCAGAAAAAGCATTTAATCAGTTGAAACGTGTTCGTGTTCGTCGTCAAGCACTAGAGATTTCGGTATCACAGGCACCAGTGGTTACAGATAAACCTAGAAAGCGAAATGATAAACAACGAAAACCGACTCGGTTTTCATAA
- the can gene encoding carbonate dehydratase has product MSNIDHLFKNNRAWADQINQEDPTFFDTLAKQQEPEYLWIGCSDSRVPANELLGMLPGEVFVHRNIANQVIHTDLNCLSVIQYAVDHLKVKHIIVCGHYGCGGVLASMDKKSYGLIDNWLRHIEDVHRFHQEKLDAITDHKEKLNTLCELNVIEQVANVCNTTIVRNAWAAGQTLTVHGFVYNLADGILKDLQVSSDAEALIR; this is encoded by the coding sequence ATGTCAAACATCGATCACTTGTTTAAAAATAACCGCGCTTGGGCAGATCAAATCAACCAAGAAGATCCTACTTTTTTTGACACTCTCGCTAAACAGCAAGAGCCCGAATATCTTTGGATTGGTTGTTCCGATTCGCGTGTTCCAGCGAACGAATTGCTCGGTATGTTACCAGGAGAAGTATTTGTTCACCGCAATATCGCCAATCAGGTTATACATACAGATCTTAACTGTTTATCGGTTATACAATACGCGGTTGATCATTTAAAAGTAAAACACATCATCGTGTGTGGTCATTATGGCTGCGGTGGTGTATTGGCATCAATGGATAAAAAAAGTTATGGTCTAATTGACAACTGGTTACGTCATATTGAAGATGTACATCGTTTTCATCAAGAAAAACTCGATGCTATTACTGATCATAAAGAAAAACTCAATACTTTATGTGAGCTTAATGTTATAGAACAAGTTGCTAATGTCTGTAATACCACTATCGTTCGTAACGCATGGGCTGCTGGTCAAACACTTACGGTTCACGGCTTTGTGTATAACTTAGCTGACGGCATTCTAAAAGATTTGCAGGTGTCTTCTGATGCAGAAGCGCTGATACGATAA
- the hppD gene encoding 4-hydroxyphenylpyruvate dioxygenase — MTDVANPLKLCGIEFTEYATPDSDFMEKAFYGFGFSKTKKFKGRDIEYFNQNDIHFLLNNERQGFSREFAKSHGPAICSMGWRVEDAEFAFEQAIQRGAKSAQDAENKLPYPAIYGIGDSLIYFIDRFGDKGSIYDVDFEPLENPVVVEDKGFKAVDHLTNNVYQGTMEHWANFYKDVFGFTEVRYFDIKGEKSALVSYALQSPCGNFSIPINEGKGTSNNQIDEYLEEYDGPGVQHLAFITDDLVGSLDKIDKSIIDTLNIVPEYYDDVFDRIPWVKEDKERIKEHQILVDSQSENSYLLQIFTKNIFGPIFIEMIQRVDDKGFGEGNFTALFKSIELNQIERGVL; from the coding sequence ATGACTGACGTAGCAAATCCTTTAAAATTGTGCGGTATTGAATTTACCGAATATGCAACACCTGATTCTGATTTTATGGAAAAGGCTTTTTATGGTTTTGGTTTTTCAAAAACGAAAAAGTTTAAAGGGCGCGATATTGAGTATTTTAACCAAAATGATATCCACTTTTTATTGAACAACGAAAGACAAGGTTTTTCACGCGAGTTTGCTAAATCACATGGCCCTGCGATTTGTTCGATGGGCTGGCGTGTAGAAGATGCTGAATTTGCCTTCGAACAAGCGATTCAACGTGGTGCTAAGTCAGCACAAGATGCTGAAAACAAACTTCCTTATCCTGCTATTTATGGTATAGGTGATAGTCTAATTTATTTTATTGATAGATTTGGTGATAAGGGCTCTATTTATGATGTTGACTTTGAGCCATTAGAAAACCCAGTAGTAGTTGAAGATAAAGGCTTTAAAGCGGTAGATCATTTAACGAACAATGTTTATCAAGGCACAATGGAGCATTGGGCCAATTTTTACAAAGACGTGTTTGGTTTTACCGAAGTACGTTATTTTGATATTAAAGGTGAAAAATCTGCACTTGTTTCATATGCACTGCAGTCACCGTGTGGCAATTTCTCTATTCCAATCAATGAAGGTAAAGGTACAAGCAATAACCAGATTGATGAATACTTAGAAGAATACGATGGTCCTGGTGTTCAGCATCTAGCGTTTATTACTGATGACTTAGTGGGGTCTTTAGACAAAATTGATAAGTCTATTATTGATACGTTAAACATCGTTCCTGAGTATTATGATGATGTATTTGATCGTATTCCATGGGTTAAAGAAGATAAAGAGCGTATTAAAGAACACCAAATCTTAGTCGACAGTCAAAGTGAGAATTCGTATTTACTACAGATTTTTACCAAGAATATTTTTGGCCCTATCTTTATTGAAATGATACAACGCGTTGATGATAAAGGTTTTGGTGAAGGTAACTTTACTGCGTTATTTAAATCTATTGAATTAAATCAAATTGAACGCGGTGTGCTGTAA
- the ppiC gene encoding peptidylprolyl isomerase PpiC → MATACARHILVKSENQAKELLIKIEKGTDFGQLAKKFSTCPSGKKGGDLGEFKKGQMVKAFDDVVFKKEVLKVHGPIKTRFGYHLIQTIYRN, encoded by the coding sequence ATGGCGACTGCATGCGCAAGGCATATTTTAGTAAAAAGTGAAAACCAAGCTAAAGAGCTATTAATCAAAATTGAAAAAGGCACTGACTTTGGTCAGTTGGCTAAAAAATTCTCTACTTGTCCTTCTGGCAAAAAAGGAGGAGATTTAGGCGAGTTTAAGAAAGGTCAGATGGTAAAAGCATTTGATGACGTTGTATTTAAGAAAGAAGTATTGAAAGTACATGGCCCTATAAAAACGCGCTTTGGATATCATTTGATTCAAACAATTTATCGCAATTAA
- a CDS encoding DUF2897 family protein — MNFYTLLIVFCCLALVIGAILVILQSAKKFKLTATQKEKIRLREQEQRKKDKDNE; from the coding sequence ATGAATTTTTATACACTATTAATCGTTTTTTGCTGCTTAGCATTAGTTATTGGTGCCATTTTGGTTATCTTACAGTCAGCCAAAAAATTTAAATTAACGGCAACACAAAAAGAAAAGATTCGGTTACGAGAACAAGAACAACGAAAAAAAGACAAAGATAACGAATAG
- a CDS encoding NADH-quinone oxidoreductase subunit N produces the protein MSTTQWILLTPQLLIATGVFCSLLLIAWQRSQQLIAWFTLMSFVVTIIATVSLLEHPSHQITVLMYIDNFSLFAFLWILFAGIAALYMGKLYLRKQIEVHDEFYLLLQLTILGAGVLVASDHFASLFLGFELLSLSLVGLAGYFRQQRYAVEAGFKYLILSASASSFMLLGIAFLYSQTGSLSFSSHVVGAAQNVIAQLGFLMIITGIGFKLSLVPFHFWTPDVYYGSSTPVTFMLATISKSAMFIALAKCIYAEPFQVIVTQRDVLTALSILAILSMIIGNCLALRQRHVKRILAYASIAHMGYLLIVLLLHNQQSIAFAKQAVLFYLLAYIIANVAIFGVISLTEQEQKCTESFELSHWTGLFWQSPIRACVVIFAVLSFAGIPLTAGFIGKFYLMSLATNNQLWGLLSALIIGSGIALGYYLPIIFQLFATLPDSRSLLTTWRTKMWLSVVLLISIGLGVFPNLIIERL, from the coding sequence ATGTCTACTACTCAATGGATTTTGCTAACGCCTCAATTGCTAATTGCAACTGGAGTTTTTTGTAGTTTATTGTTAATCGCGTGGCAAAGGAGTCAACAACTCATTGCTTGGTTTACCTTGATGAGTTTTGTTGTCACTATTATTGCGACCGTGTCTTTACTAGAACACCCCTCTCATCAAATTACCGTTTTGATGTATATCGATAATTTTTCGCTGTTTGCATTTTTATGGATATTGTTTGCTGGTATTGCGGCGCTATATATGGGGAAGCTTTATTTACGAAAGCAAATTGAAGTACATGACGAATTTTACTTACTGTTACAACTGACGATACTTGGCGCCGGTGTGCTTGTCGCGAGCGACCACTTTGCAAGTCTATTTCTTGGTTTTGAATTGTTGAGCTTGTCTTTAGTTGGGTTAGCCGGTTACTTTCGCCAACAAAGATATGCAGTAGAGGCTGGTTTCAAATACCTCATCTTAAGTGCAAGCGCTTCTAGTTTTATGCTTTTAGGTATTGCCTTTCTTTATAGTCAGACTGGTAGCTTGTCTTTCTCTTCACATGTTGTAGGAGCCGCGCAAAATGTTATCGCGCAACTCGGCTTTTTAATGATAATTACGGGGATTGGCTTTAAGTTGTCATTAGTGCCCTTTCATTTTTGGACACCCGATGTTTATTACGGTTCTTCAACACCGGTTACTTTTATGTTGGCGACAATTTCAAAAAGTGCCATGTTTATTGCGCTGGCGAAATGCATTTATGCTGAGCCGTTTCAAGTTATTGTTACACAACGAGATGTATTAACAGCACTGAGTATATTAGCTATTTTGTCAATGATTATTGGTAATTGTTTGGCACTACGACAACGTCATGTTAAGCGAATTTTAGCGTATGCTTCTATTGCACATATGGGGTACCTGCTCATTGTTTTATTGCTCCATAATCAACAATCAATTGCGTTTGCCAAGCAAGCGGTATTATTTTACTTACTCGCTTATATTATCGCTAATGTTGCAATTTTTGGTGTTATCTCTCTAACTGAACAAGAGCAAAAGTGCACAGAATCCTTTGAGTTAAGTCATTGGACGGGGCTTTTTTGGCAATCGCCGATAAGAGCCTGTGTTGTTATTTTTGCGGTTCTGAGTTTTGCTGGTATTCCCTTAACTGCAGGGTTTATTGGTAAATTTTATTTAATGAGTCTGGCAACAAATAACCAGTTATGGGGGTTACTCAGCGCACTTATTATCGGGAGTGGTATTGCATTAGGGTATTATCTCCCCATTATTTTTCAACTATTTGCAACCTTGCCTGATTCGCGAAGTTTATTGACCACTTGGCGGACAAAAATGTGGTTATCTGTTGTGTTATTGATAAGTATTGGCTTAGGTGTTTTTCCTAATTTAATCATTGAACGCTTATAA
- a CDS encoding TonB-dependent receptor, which produces MKKSSYAKIFTRSLTAIAISSVIGMSTASAEDIRGVISVTQGVATDITVKAVNVDTGTTRSIELDADGSYRLAKLPTGLYEVTVSKGNQVLALEQVRVSLGKNTITNFEVAAPSSDTEVIQVVASSVATLDLASSDSGLIIGEAEIDRMPVNRNLTSVALLAPGVVQGDQSFGANTASFGGSSVAENICYINGMEVTNTRNGLGCGELPFEFYKEFQVKTGGYSARYGRATGGAINATAKKGTNEWEFAVTGTYSPESWRSDDRQIARSNGGSGTIYRDESLDELTQKEMTFSVGGPIIKDKLFMYAIINPKSTKQNLTFQPSFWDHYLANNQYRKRESSGGDNLFWGATIDWDISDNHRLSYFGYSNRSDTQETIFSYNNNGKGVVGEETGTQIRKRGGETHSISYTGYITDDLIVTAMAGRIETEYETSASNIACSTVNEARDNYTTPAVSCGPGGAYGENNDTNTQYALDLEYTIGDHTITAGIESQERDTTRFNIPTGPDGGHSWTYYTVQPGASIQGNDGVLFTNTSDQPQDYVRDRVFSNAEKGGGFTSDIKAYFIEDVWTLSDDLTLTLGLRVDDFENTGVTGRVISSFTTDVAPRLGFSWDPTGDGESKLFGTFGQYYLPIANNTIYRAASGVDDRTTHYTFTGVDPATGEPIGATPVNGTKANSEVVNSTATFPEEKTFVSNNAEPFSKVEYILGYETMLNDEYSMLVKGTYRYVDSALDDYCGAYSNAHCLMINPGKDAVFYVDADDDGLADTDTPVTYDNETTVRLPKGENKYYALETTLKYKVEDFSWTASYTWSHSYGNFEGAVKSDNGQTDAGVTTDFDFPALMDGSYGNLPNDRRHVFKFFGSYNVTEQFVVGWNSTLASGRPRGVQGGSYWSTDPDLYGSYGDTYYVTQNDGSITYHPRGSNGTTPWTFRLDLSASYSFNVNGIDMRASLDIFNVLDNSQPVSIVDNYEGIGWTAGARNQFYGAPLDWQTPRFATLNFEARF; this is translated from the coding sequence ATGAAAAAATCTAGTTATGCTAAGATTTTTACCCGCTCACTAACCGCTATTGCCATTTCTTCAGTTATCGGAATGTCTACGGCTAGTGCAGAAGATATTAGAGGTGTGATTTCAGTCACACAGGGTGTTGCAACAGATATTACCGTTAAAGCTGTAAATGTCGATACAGGAACGACGCGTAGCATTGAATTGGACGCAGATGGTAGCTATCGCCTTGCAAAGCTACCCACAGGTTTATATGAAGTTACGGTATCTAAAGGTAATCAAGTTTTAGCACTTGAACAGGTAAGAGTGTCTTTAGGTAAGAATACCATTACCAACTTTGAGGTAGCAGCTCCTAGCAGTGATACTGAAGTGATCCAAGTCGTTGCATCTTCCGTTGCAACCTTAGACTTAGCTTCTTCAGATTCAGGTCTAATCATTGGCGAAGCTGAAATTGATCGCATGCCCGTCAATCGTAATTTGACTTCTGTTGCTCTATTAGCACCAGGTGTAGTTCAGGGTGACCAATCATTTGGTGCAAATACAGCCTCATTTGGTGGTTCTTCTGTTGCGGAAAATATCTGTTATATCAATGGAATGGAAGTAACCAATACACGTAATGGCTTAGGTTGTGGTGAGTTACCATTTGAATTTTATAAAGAATTCCAAGTAAAAACAGGTGGATACTCTGCTCGTTATGGCCGTGCAACTGGTGGTGCGATTAATGCTACAGCCAAAAAAGGGACAAATGAATGGGAATTTGCTGTCACAGGTACATACTCGCCAGAATCATGGCGTAGTGATGATCGACAAATAGCACGTTCAAATGGCGGTTCAGGTACTATTTATCGTGACGAAAGCCTTGATGAATTAACGCAAAAAGAAATGACTTTCTCTGTTGGTGGTCCAATCATCAAAGATAAGTTATTCATGTACGCGATTATTAACCCAAAAAGTACGAAACAAAATTTAACTTTCCAACCATCATTCTGGGACCACTACTTAGCAAACAACCAGTACAGAAAGCGTGAATCATCTGGCGGCGATAATTTATTCTGGGGCGCCACAATTGACTGGGATATTAGCGACAACCATCGCTTAAGCTATTTTGGCTATTCAAACCGTTCAGATACGCAAGAAACTATTTTTTCATATAACAACAATGGTAAAGGTGTTGTAGGAGAAGAAACCGGTACGCAAATCAGAAAGCGTGGTGGTGAAACTCATAGTATTAGTTATACCGGTTACATTACAGATGACTTAATTGTCACTGCGATGGCAGGTAGAATTGAAACTGAGTATGAAACAAGTGCTTCTAATATCGCATGTTCAACAGTCAACGAAGCTCGTGATAACTATACAACGCCAGCGGTAAGTTGTGGACCTGGTGGTGCGTACGGTGAAAACAACGATACCAACACGCAATATGCATTAGATCTTGAATATACCATTGGCGATCACACCATTACAGCAGGTATTGAGAGTCAAGAACGCGATACAACTCGCTTTAATATCCCAACAGGACCAGATGGTGGCCACTCGTGGACTTATTATACCGTGCAGCCTGGCGCGTCAATTCAAGGTAATGATGGTGTACTATTTACCAACACTAGTGATCAACCACAAGATTATGTACGAGATCGTGTATTTTCAAATGCTGAAAAAGGTGGTGGCTTTACCAGTGACATAAAAGCTTACTTCATTGAAGACGTTTGGACATTAAGTGATGATCTTACATTAACCTTAGGTTTACGTGTTGATGACTTTGAAAACACTGGCGTTACTGGCCGTGTAATTAGTTCATTCACAACAGATGTTGCGCCGCGTTTAGGTTTCTCATGGGATCCAACAGGTGATGGTGAAAGTAAATTATTTGGTACGTTTGGCCAGTACTATTTACCAATCGCTAACAATACTATTTATCGTGCGGCTTCAGGTGTTGATGATAGAACGACGCATTATACGTTTACAGGCGTAGATCCAGCGACGGGTGAACCTATTGGTGCAACACCTGTTAATGGCACTAAGGCTAATTCAGAAGTTGTAAACTCAACAGCAACATTTCCAGAAGAAAAAACCTTTGTATCAAATAATGCCGAACCATTTTCTAAAGTCGAATATATCTTAGGCTATGAAACAATGTTAAATGATGAGTACTCTATGTTAGTTAAAGGTACTTACCGCTATGTCGATTCTGCCTTAGATGATTACTGTGGTGCATATTCAAACGCACACTGTTTAATGATCAACCCAGGTAAAGATGCTGTATTTTACGTTGACGCCGATGACGATGGTTTAGCTGACACAGATACACCTGTTACCTATGATAATGAAACAACAGTTCGATTACCAAAAGGCGAAAACAAGTATTACGCACTTGAAACAACCTTGAAATATAAAGTAGAAGATTTTTCTTGGACAGCAAGTTATACCTGGTCACACAGCTATGGTAACTTTGAAGGTGCAGTAAAATCAGATAATGGTCAAACAGATGCTGGTGTAACCACTGACTTTGACTTCCCAGCGTTAATGGACGGTTCTTACGGTAACTTACCAAACGATCGTCGCCATGTGTTCAAATTCTTCGGTAGCTACAATGTTACTGAACAATTTGTTGTTGGCTGGAATTCTACATTAGCTAGTGGCCGTCCTCGCGGCGTGCAAGGTGGAAGCTACTGGAGTACAGATCCAGATTTATACGGAAGTTATGGTGATACATATTACGTAACACAAAACGACGGTTCTATTACCTATCACCCTCGTGGTAGCAATGGCACAACACCTTGGACATTTAGATTAGATCTTTCTGCGAGTTACTCGTTCAATGTTAACGGCATTGATATGAGAGCTTCATTAGATATTTTCAATGTCTTAGATAATAGTCAGCCTGTCAGTATTGTTGACAATTATGAAGGAATTGGTTGGACAGCAGGTGCTAGAAACCAATTTTACGGTGCGCCACTTGATTGGCAAACACCGCGATTTGCAACACTAAACTTTGAAGCACGTTTTTAA